In Alicyclobacillus macrosporangiidus CPP55, a single window of DNA contains:
- a CDS encoding SPFH domain-containing protein, which yields MVGTIVVVVLVILVILVILRGIRIIPQQRVAIVERLGKYHATLHPGVNLIIPFIDRVVRVIDLRTQQVVVPPQMVITKDNVQIQIDTVFFYTVTDPKMATYNIANVVQGIQNITAANIRQVVGHMELDETLAGRDKISLALRSALDEVTESWGVRIDRVEIVDIKPPKEIQDAMEKQMKAEREKRASILQAEGERQAAILKAEGEKQSLILIAEGERESKIRQAEGLRQAQQLEAEGRAAAIRLVAEAEKNRIEMLRAAQLDPNVLTYQSFEALQGVANGQATTLIVPSEAIGVLGALASLKTALKVRESGTAAAEDGATRDGMAGPGLDRPGGHPAGSPGDGGRHG from the coding sequence ATGGTTGGAACCATTGTCGTCGTCGTCCTGGTCATCCTCGTCATCCTGGTCATCCTGCGCGGCATCCGCATCATCCCGCAGCAGCGGGTGGCGATCGTCGAGCGGCTCGGCAAGTACCACGCCACGCTCCATCCGGGCGTGAACCTCATCATCCCGTTTATCGACCGGGTGGTACGGGTGATCGACCTGCGCACGCAGCAGGTGGTGGTGCCGCCGCAGATGGTGATCACGAAGGATAACGTCCAGATTCAGATCGACACGGTGTTCTTTTACACGGTGACCGATCCGAAGATGGCCACGTACAACATCGCCAATGTGGTGCAGGGCATCCAGAACATCACGGCGGCCAACATCCGCCAGGTCGTCGGCCACATGGAGCTGGACGAGACGCTGGCGGGCCGGGACAAGATCAGCCTGGCGCTGCGGTCGGCGCTCGACGAGGTGACGGAGTCGTGGGGCGTGCGGATCGACCGCGTCGAGATCGTCGACATCAAGCCGCCGAAAGAGATCCAAGACGCGATGGAGAAGCAGATGAAGGCCGAGCGCGAGAAGCGCGCCAGCATCCTGCAGGCGGAGGGCGAGCGGCAGGCGGCCATCCTCAAGGCGGAGGGCGAGAAGCAGAGCCTCATCCTGATCGCCGAAGGCGAGCGGGAGTCGAAGATCCGCCAGGCCGAGGGTTTGCGGCAGGCTCAGCAGCTGGAGGCGGAGGGCCGCGCGGCGGCCATCCGGCTGGTGGCGGAGGCGGAGAAAAACCGCATCGAGATGTTGCGAGCGGCGCAGCTCGATCCGAACGTGCTCACGTACCAGTCGTTTGAGGCCCTGCAGGGGGTAGCGAACGGCCAGGCGACGACGCTCATCGTGCCGTCGGAGGCCATCGGCGTGCTCGGTGCGCTGGCGTCGTTGAAGACGGCCCTGAAGGTGCGGGAGTCGGGCACCGCCGCGGCGGAGGACGGGGCGACCCGGGATGGCATGGCGGGGCCAGGGCTGGACCGGCCTGGTGGCCATCCGGCGGGGTCGCCCGGTGACGGGGGTCGGCATGGCTGA
- a CDS encoding LuxR C-terminal-related transcriptional regulator, producing MVAGRGGHCGGRDAQLAADTPDSGASNPLYEESGGLCRTSSPGADESSAEGQKDMPTVRVFTLMAQPLLQRGLQILIDTQPEYVYAGSFTHPEEVLRQMTPARPGEVNVLMLDFDPAAESYRPFFSRLRKIDPDLRILFLLHLRTTESDVVRALRTGANGYLLQSVSEEGLLRALGAIVQGRSYLQPHVTPMVLSELRKPLYPMREWDAHVQLAERERMLLQLAADGLSNTQIADVLGLAEKTVRNMWSALFAKIGINDRTQAVLWAIRTGNAQLR from the coding sequence ATGGTCGCCGGCCGCGGCGGCCACTGCGGCGGACGAGATGCGCAATTGGCGGCGGACACACCGGATAGCGGCGCATCGAATCCGTTGTATGAAGAGTCGGGCGGCCTCTGTCGGACAAGCTCGCCCGGCGCCGACGAATCGAGTGCGGAAGGACAGAAGGACATGCCCACCGTTCGCGTCTTCACCCTGATGGCCCAGCCGCTTTTGCAGCGGGGGCTGCAGATCCTCATCGACACGCAACCGGAGTACGTCTACGCCGGCTCGTTCACGCACCCCGAGGAGGTCCTCCGTCAGATGACGCCAGCGCGGCCCGGCGAGGTCAATGTGTTGATGTTGGACTTCGATCCCGCGGCTGAATCGTACCGGCCGTTCTTCAGCCGCCTACGCAAGATCGATCCGGATCTGCGCATCCTCTTTCTGCTCCACCTGCGCACCACCGAATCGGATGTGGTGCGTGCGCTGCGGACGGGGGCCAACGGGTATCTTCTGCAGTCCGTCAGCGAAGAGGGCTTGCTGAGGGCACTCGGTGCCATCGTCCAGGGACGCTCGTATCTCCAACCTCACGTGACGCCGATGGTGCTCTCGGAGTTGCGCAAGCCGCTCTACCCCATGCGCGAGTGGGACGCGCATGTTCAATTGGCAGAACGGGAGCGCATGCTGCTGCAACTTGCGGCCGATGGGCTGAGCAACACGCAGATCGCTGACGTCCTCGGCTTGGCGGAGAAGACGGTGCGCAACATGTGGTCGGCGTTGTTCGCCAAGATCGGCATCAACGACCGCACCCAGGCCGTCCTGTGGGCCATTCGCACCGGCAATGCCCAGCTGCGCTGA
- a CDS encoding response regulator produces MAERVRVMIVDDSAETRQCIRMLLAMAEDIEVVAEAENGAEALKKLAVMAPDVVLMDINMPVLNGVEATERICRQYPAVSVIVLSVQNDVEYVRCCMRAGARHYLFKPVTADTLVQTVRSVNGSERDPNQRQPVTDLEQTRRC; encoded by the coding sequence ATGGCAGAGAGGGTACGGGTGATGATTGTCGACGATTCCGCCGAGACGCGCCAGTGCATTCGGATGCTGTTGGCGATGGCGGAGGACATCGAGGTGGTGGCCGAGGCAGAGAACGGCGCCGAAGCCTTAAAGAAGCTGGCGGTGATGGCGCCGGACGTGGTGCTGATGGACATCAACATGCCGGTGCTCAACGGGGTCGAGGCGACGGAGCGGATCTGCCGGCAATACCCAGCAGTGTCGGTCATCGTGCTGTCGGTCCAAAACGACGTCGAATACGTCCGCTGCTGCATGCGGGCGGGAGCCCGCCACTACCTATTCAAACCGGTCACGGCGGACACGTTGGTGCAGACCGTCCGCTCGGTCAACGGGAGTGAACGGGACCCGAACCAACGCCAACCGGTGACGGACTTGGAGCAAACCCGGAGGTGTTGA
- the ftsE gene encoding cell division ATP-binding protein FtsE — MIEMQDVWKQYPNGTWALNGISVRIGKGEFVYVVGPSGAGKSTFIKLMYREERPTKGHLFVNGFNIERLKDRKVPLLRRHIGVVFQDFKLLSNLTAAENVAFALEVIGTPKKYIRRRVKDALEWVGLADKADLLPAQLSGGEQQRIAVARAIVNNPQLIIADEPTGNLDPDTSWGIMKLFQRINDRGTTIVMATHNREIVNTMRKRVIAIEAGCIVRDEDKGMYGYDD, encoded by the coding sequence ATGATCGAAATGCAGGATGTCTGGAAGCAGTATCCCAACGGGACGTGGGCACTCAACGGGATCTCGGTCCGCATCGGCAAAGGCGAGTTCGTCTATGTGGTGGGTCCGAGCGGCGCGGGAAAGTCGACGTTCATCAAGCTGATGTACCGCGAGGAACGGCCTACGAAGGGGCATCTGTTTGTCAACGGATTTAACATCGAACGGTTGAAGGACCGCAAGGTGCCGTTGCTGCGCCGTCACATCGGAGTCGTGTTTCAGGATTTCAAACTGCTCTCGAACCTGACCGCGGCGGAGAACGTGGCCTTCGCACTGGAGGTCATCGGCACGCCGAAGAAGTACATTCGGCGGCGCGTCAAGGACGCCTTGGAGTGGGTGGGTTTGGCCGACAAAGCCGACCTGCTTCCAGCACAGCTGTCGGGCGGCGAGCAGCAGCGGATCGCCGTGGCGCGCGCCATCGTCAACAATCCGCAGCTGATCATCGCCGACGAGCCAACCGGAAACCTGGATCCCGACACCTCGTGGGGGATCATGAAGCTCTTCCAGCGCATCAACGACCGCGGCACGACCATTGTGATGGCGACGCACAACCGCGAGATCGTCAACACGATGCGCAAGCGGGTCATCGCCATCGAAGCGGGGTGCATCGTGCGGGACGAAGACAAAGGAATGTATGGGTATGACGATTAG
- the ftsX gene encoding permease-like cell division protein FtsX yields the protein MTIRMMGRHLREGFKNLLRNGWMTFASVSAVAITLLILGVTLVIALNAEQMSNYVQGQLEVSAFLKDDVSDAQARQITQQIAAMPGVKSAEYISKEEGFQQLKQELGSQYQDILGGLSQKNTLPAKVVVKADDPRQTLAIGERIAQMPGVEKVNDGKEVVDKLFRFLDLVRNIGLAFVVGLVITAMFLISNTIRITIFSRRREIEIMKLVGATNWFIRWPFLTEGLLIGLIGALIPFVVIVFGYRTLYARFDGSFLALAFPLISADRLAGTLAEVLFGLGLFIGLWGGIVSIRRFLRI from the coding sequence ATGACGATTAGAATGATGGGCAGGCACCTGCGCGAGGGGTTCAAAAACCTCTTGCGCAACGGATGGATGACGTTTGCGTCGGTCAGCGCGGTGGCCATCACGCTTCTGATCCTGGGCGTCACCTTGGTGATCGCCTTGAACGCGGAACAGATGTCGAATTATGTGCAGGGGCAGTTGGAGGTCAGCGCTTTTCTGAAGGACGACGTTTCGGACGCCCAAGCGCGGCAGATCACCCAGCAGATCGCCGCGATGCCCGGGGTCAAGTCGGCGGAGTACATCTCGAAAGAAGAGGGTTTCCAACAGCTCAAGCAGGAACTCGGATCCCAATATCAGGACATTTTGGGCGGGTTGTCGCAGAAGAACACGCTCCCGGCAAAGGTGGTCGTCAAAGCGGACGATCCCCGACAGACGCTCGCCATCGGCGAGCGGATCGCCCAGATGCCAGGCGTGGAGAAGGTGAACGACGGCAAGGAGGTGGTGGATAAGCTGTTCCGCTTCCTCGACCTGGTTCGCAATATCGGCCTGGCGTTCGTCGTTGGGTTGGTTATCACGGCGATGTTTTTGATTTCCAACACTATCCGGATTACGATTTTCTCCAGGCGACGGGAGATTGAGATCATGAAATTGGTCGGCGCGACCAACTGGTTCATCCGCTGGCCGTTCCTGACGGAGGGCCTGTTGATTGGCTTGATCGGCGCCCTGATCCCGTTCGTCGTCATCGTATTCGGCTACCGGACGCTGTACGCGCGGTTCGACGGGTCCTTCCTGGCCTTGGCGTTTCCGCTGATCTCCGCCGATCGGCTGGCGGGCACGCTGGCGGAGGTGCTGTTCGGGCTCGGGTTGTTCATCGGCCTGTGGGGCGGTATCGTGTCCATCCGCCGCTTCCTGCGCATCTGA
- a CDS encoding S41 family peptidase — translation MERHTTSFRVVAGAVLAGAFAGVAATLVVLKGMGVPFDASLHDASFRKFYTAYEDLRDRYYRPLTGQTLLDGAVQGMANATGDPFTAYFPPADAKNFQNMLQGAYVGIGASVEKSGEDTVIVSVQHGSPAEQGGLRAHDVIVKVNGQDVTGWPLDKVSQAILGPEGTQVTITLRRPSENNRTWDVKLTRRKVTQQTVFTQMMPGHVGYLEVAVVSEHTASEVAQALADLRKQGARSIIVDLRGNPGGYLDQAVDIASDFVAKGKVVAKTEDRQGHQEVLTSKGPGLDLPVVVLMDQNTASAAEILAAALHDDNGAPLVGTRSFGKGTVQDTQSFPDGSALKYTIGKWLTPNGAWIHGKGLQPTDPVDGADAQLKKAQSVAQQLQRAEGK, via the coding sequence ATGGAGAGGCACACAACTTCCTTCCGCGTCGTCGCGGGCGCGGTTTTGGCCGGTGCATTCGCAGGGGTGGCGGCGACCCTGGTCGTCCTCAAAGGCATGGGGGTGCCGTTTGACGCTTCGCTGCACGACGCGTCGTTCCGCAAGTTTTACACGGCGTATGAGGACCTGCGGGATCGATATTACCGGCCGTTGACGGGCCAGACTCTGCTCGACGGTGCTGTGCAGGGGATGGCCAATGCCACCGGGGATCCGTTCACAGCGTACTTTCCGCCGGCGGATGCGAAGAACTTCCAGAACATGCTCCAGGGAGCCTACGTCGGTATTGGGGCGTCGGTCGAGAAGTCTGGCGAGGACACGGTGATCGTCAGCGTGCAGCACGGCTCTCCGGCGGAACAGGGAGGGCTGCGGGCACACGACGTGATCGTCAAGGTCAATGGGCAGGACGTCACCGGATGGCCGTTGGACAAAGTGAGCCAGGCCATCCTGGGCCCCGAGGGCACACAGGTGACGATCACCCTGCGCAGGCCGAGCGAGAACAATCGGACGTGGGACGTCAAGCTGACACGGCGAAAGGTCACCCAGCAGACGGTGTTCACCCAGATGATGCCGGGCCACGTCGGGTACCTGGAGGTTGCGGTGGTCTCGGAACACACGGCTTCCGAGGTCGCACAGGCGCTGGCGGACCTGCGCAAGCAGGGGGCCCGGTCCATCATCGTCGACCTGCGCGGCAATCCCGGCGGCTATCTGGACCAGGCAGTAGACATTGCCAGCGATTTCGTCGCCAAAGGTAAGGTGGTCGCCAAGACGGAGGACCGCCAGGGGCATCAGGAGGTGCTGACGTCCAAAGGGCCGGGGCTCGACCTTCCGGTGGTCGTCCTGATGGACCAGAACACCGCCAGCGCCGCGGAGATCCTGGCGGCGGCGCTGCACGACGACAACGGGGCCCCGTTGGTGGGCACGCGATCGTTCGGGAAAGGGACGGTTCAAGACACCCAGTCATTCCCGGACGGCAGCGCACTGAAATACACCATCGGAAAATGGCTTACGCCGAACGGTGCCTGGATTCACGGCAAGGGGCTGCAGCCCACGGATCCGGTGGACGGTGCGGATGCCCAGCTGAAGAAGGCCCAGTCGGTCGCCCAACAACTGCAGCGAGCGGAAGGGAAGTGA
- a CDS encoding PDZ domain-containing protein, with the protein MDGFTAGQILRTLWPGLARLLVNPLLYAGAALVIWDVWRNARHERAFFGVRVTRRRAHLLLLAGLSLAAGCLMSVWNAVIGAGAAPGEVGVVTAAVLLLGLVRVRWLSPLYGAAVCAAASQVASAFGAGTARTFAAGTSGWHPGAGAPWAEALGTVWAAIAGFDAASWAGLLAGVMLCEALLLALFRTRWLRPVYVLSRRGRAIGAFAIQLAFVAPVWIPMAGGVTGIASLPYVAGQGFTALPVLIGFGGVFAGLSTRRVLTVVCLRDLAVAVVLAAGAFAAMQAGPVWANAALWVGALGAEAVRLWVDRAEGASDPQYAPALDGVRVLATLPGSLARAMGLVPGEVITHVNQVPVHTGYDLHFAFEQNPAYAKLRVVDRRGEARLVGKPVYDGERVKLGLLLVPEDPNQPCYRPIPSGLLQTVGLRLAAGDRGAQVPMDEASGSLTS; encoded by the coding sequence GTGGACGGCTTCACGGCGGGCCAGATCCTCCGCACCCTGTGGCCGGGGTTGGCCCGGCTCCTGGTGAACCCTCTGCTGTACGCGGGGGCGGCGCTGGTGATCTGGGACGTGTGGCGCAACGCGCGGCACGAGCGTGCCTTTTTCGGGGTACGGGTGACGCGCCGAAGGGCCCACCTCCTGCTTTTGGCCGGCCTGTCGTTGGCAGCGGGATGCTTGATGAGCGTGTGGAACGCGGTCATCGGGGCAGGGGCCGCGCCGGGTGAAGTGGGGGTCGTGACGGCTGCGGTGCTGCTGCTTGGGTTGGTGCGCGTCCGGTGGCTGTCGCCCCTGTACGGCGCGGCGGTGTGTGCGGCGGCGTCTCAGGTGGCGAGCGCCTTCGGGGCGGGGACGGCGAGAACTTTCGCGGCCGGGACATCCGGATGGCATCCGGGCGCCGGTGCTCCGTGGGCGGAAGCCCTGGGCACCGTATGGGCCGCCATCGCTGGATTCGACGCCGCCAGTTGGGCTGGCCTGCTGGCGGGGGTCATGCTGTGCGAGGCGCTTCTGTTGGCGCTTTTCCGCACGCGCTGGCTGCGCCCGGTGTACGTCCTGTCCAGGCGCGGGCGCGCCATCGGCGCCTTCGCCATTCAACTGGCGTTTGTGGCGCCAGTGTGGATCCCGATGGCGGGAGGTGTGACGGGCATCGCCAGCCTTCCGTACGTGGCCGGCCAAGGCTTCACAGCGCTGCCCGTGCTCATCGGGTTTGGCGGCGTGTTCGCAGGTCTGTCGACACGCCGCGTGTTGACGGTGGTGTGCCTGCGGGACCTGGCCGTGGCAGTGGTCCTGGCTGCGGGGGCGTTCGCCGCCATGCAGGCGGGACCCGTGTGGGCGAACGCGGCGCTATGGGTGGGTGCTCTGGGTGCGGAGGCAGTGCGCCTGTGGGTGGACCGGGCCGAGGGCGCGAGCGATCCCCAGTACGCGCCGGCCCTCGACGGGGTCCGCGTCTTGGCGACGCTCCCAGGGTCACTCGCCAGGGCGATGGGGCTGGTGCCGGGCGAGGTGATCACACACGTCAATCAGGTCCCGGTGCATACCGGGTACGACCTGCACTTCGCGTTCGAACAAAACCCGGCGTACGCCAAGCTGCGCGTCGTCGACCGGCGCGGGGAGGCACGGCTGGTCGGGAAGCCGGTGTATGACGGCGAACGGGTCAAACTGGGCCTGTTGTTGGTGCCGGAGGATCCGAATCAGCCGTGCTACCGCCCGATTCCGAGCGGCCTGCTGCAGACGGTGGGCCTTCGGCTGGCGGCGGGCGATCGCGGGGCGCAAGTGCCCATGGATGAGGCCAGCGGCAGTCTGACCTCATGA
- a CDS encoding flagellar motor protein: MDLATIAGIAAAVASLVLGFTFDGGTVTALVQPTAALIVLGGTLGATLASVSLRDFFAIIRYIGVSMRNRQRSPLDVIDTLVELAATARREGILALEDRAAESSDPFLQKGIQLVVDGVDPELVKNMLEIELAYIEERHESAARVFEMAGGFAPTMGIIGTVMGLVHVLGDLSNVDALGPQIATAFTATLYGVATANVFWLPIANKLRRQHQAERLIYEIVMEGVLSIQAGENPKILDQKLRAFLAPSVRQHKPEKAGDAGVETAKA; this comes from the coding sequence GTGGATCTGGCGACGATTGCCGGTATCGCCGCCGCGGTGGCGAGCCTGGTGTTGGGATTCACTTTCGATGGGGGCACCGTGACCGCGTTGGTCCAACCGACGGCGGCGCTGATTGTGCTGGGCGGGACGTTGGGCGCCACGTTGGCCTCGGTGTCGCTTCGCGACTTTTTTGCGATCATTCGGTATATCGGGGTGTCGATGCGCAACCGGCAGCGGTCTCCGTTGGACGTCATCGACACACTCGTCGAGCTGGCCGCGACGGCCCGCCGGGAGGGCATCCTGGCGCTCGAGGACCGGGCCGCGGAGTCCAGCGATCCGTTTTTGCAGAAGGGCATTCAGCTGGTGGTCGACGGGGTCGACCCGGAGCTGGTCAAGAACATGCTGGAGATTGAACTGGCGTACATCGAGGAGCGGCACGAGTCGGCGGCGCGCGTCTTCGAGATGGCAGGCGGTTTCGCCCCGACGATGGGCATCATCGGCACCGTGATGGGGTTGGTGCACGTGCTCGGCGATCTCAGCAACGTCGATGCGCTCGGCCCGCAGATCGCCACGGCGTTCACCGCGACGCTGTACGGCGTGGCGACGGCCAACGTGTTCTGGCTTCCGATCGCCAACAAGCTGCGCCGGCAACACCAGGCGGAGCGGCTGATCTACGAGATCGTCATGGAAGGCGTCTTATCCATCCAGGCCGGGGAGAACCCGAAGATCCTGGATCAGAAGCTGCGCGCCTTCCTGGCGCCGTCCGTGCGGCAGCACAAGCCGGAAAAGGCGGGTGACGCAGGGGTTGAGACGGCCAAGGCGTAA
- a CDS encoding flagellar motor protein MotB, with the protein MRRPRRNLHGASGNHERWLITYSDLITLLMIFFVIMYAMSKVDVAKFMTLQQSLAAALHQDHEIPLKNLGKTGLVVPANPTDTGDKANTGASEQPHDQQLDNLYNQMKAYIEQHHLQDNVTIANEPRGVRITLRDVVLFDTGQAVIKPQARELLQGLVPFLQTLGNAIVVEGYTDNQPISTPQFPSNWELSAARAIGVVHFLAAAGVQPDRLSGVGYGEYHPVAPNDTEAHRQMNRRVNIVILRSDANPTGITSAANASSASNAAKAGPAAGNASSAGE; encoded by the coding sequence TTGAGACGGCCAAGGCGTAATCTCCACGGTGCAAGCGGCAACCATGAGCGGTGGCTCATTACATACTCGGACCTGATCACGCTGCTGATGATCTTTTTCGTGATCATGTATGCCATGTCCAAGGTGGACGTGGCAAAGTTCATGACGCTGCAGCAGTCGCTGGCAGCGGCCTTGCACCAGGACCACGAGATCCCTTTAAAGAACCTGGGCAAGACGGGCTTGGTCGTTCCCGCCAATCCGACGGACACGGGTGACAAGGCGAACACGGGGGCGTCGGAGCAACCGCACGACCAACAACTGGACAACCTGTACAATCAGATGAAAGCGTACATCGAGCAACACCACCTGCAGGACAACGTGACCATCGCCAACGAGCCGCGCGGGGTGCGCATCACGCTTCGGGACGTGGTTTTGTTCGACACCGGGCAGGCGGTCATCAAACCGCAGGCGCGCGAGTTGCTGCAGGGCCTGGTGCCGTTCCTGCAGACGCTCGGGAATGCGATTGTGGTCGAGGGATACACGGACAACCAGCCGATCTCCACTCCGCAGTTTCCGTCCAACTGGGAGCTCTCGGCCGCCCGCGCCATCGGCGTCGTGCACTTCTTGGCCGCCGCTGGGGTGCAGCCGGATCGCCTGAGCGGAGTGGGGTACGGTGAGTATCACCCGGTGGCGCCGAACGACACGGAGGCGCACCGGCAGATGAACCGGCGCGTCAACATCGTCATCCTGCGCTCGGACGCGAATCCCACGGGGATCACCTCAGCCGCCAACGCGTCCAGCGCATCCAATGCGGCGAAAGCCGGGCCGGCGGCGGGGAACGCGTCATCCGCTGGGGAATGA
- the uvrB gene encoding excinuclease ABC subunit UvrB, translated as MSAKDGRFELVSEYEPKGDQPQAIAELVDGLQQGLRHQTLLGVTGSGKTFTMANVIARINRPTLVIAHNKTLAAQLAAEFKEFFPHNAVEYFVSYYDYYQPEAYIPSTDTFIEKDAKINDEIDKLRHSATASLLERRDVIVVASVSAIYGLGSPDEYRDHVLSLRPGMVKSREDILRRLVDMQYERNDINFTRGTFRVRGDTIEIFPASRGEQAIRVELFGDEIDRVTEIDVLTGEILGVREHVGIYPASHYVTSRERLERAIARIKEELAERLAELRAQNKLLEAQRLEQRTMYDIEMMQEMGFCSGIENYSRHLEGRAAGEPPHTLLDYFPDDFVTFIDESHVTIPQIRGMYGGDRSRKETLIEYGFRLPSAADNRPLTFEEFEQRVGQVVYVSATPGPYEIEHEQKRVEQIIRPTGLLDPEVVVRPIQGQIDDLVGEINQRIRRNERVLVTTLTKKMAEDLTDYLKELGIKVRYLHSDIKTIERMVILRELRLGVFDVLVGINLLREGLDLPEVSLVAILDADKEGFLRAERSLIQTIGRAARNANGMVIMYADQITESMRIAIEETQRRRRKQMAYNEAHGITPQTVQKAVRDVIEATKAAESKSDYVSVAEQAKQMSAKERRQLIAKLEAEMKAAAKELQFERAAELRDLIIELSERAG; from the coding sequence ATGTCTGCGAAGGATGGCCGTTTTGAGCTGGTTTCTGAGTATGAGCCCAAAGGGGATCAACCGCAGGCCATCGCAGAACTGGTGGATGGCCTGCAACAGGGTCTGCGTCACCAGACCCTGCTGGGGGTGACGGGATCGGGCAAGACGTTCACGATGGCGAACGTGATCGCCCGCATCAACCGGCCGACCCTGGTGATTGCGCACAACAAGACGCTGGCTGCCCAGCTGGCGGCGGAGTTCAAAGAGTTCTTCCCGCACAACGCGGTCGAATACTTCGTGAGTTACTACGACTACTATCAGCCGGAGGCGTACATTCCGTCGACGGACACGTTCATTGAGAAGGACGCCAAGATCAACGACGAGATCGACAAACTGCGCCACTCGGCGACCGCGTCCCTGCTGGAGCGGCGGGACGTGATTGTGGTCGCGAGCGTGTCGGCCATCTACGGCCTCGGCTCGCCGGACGAATACCGCGATCACGTGCTGTCGCTGCGGCCGGGCATGGTGAAAAGCCGCGAGGACATCCTGCGTCGGCTGGTCGACATGCAGTACGAGCGCAACGACATCAACTTCACCCGAGGGACGTTCCGCGTGCGCGGGGACACCATCGAGATCTTCCCTGCCTCTCGCGGGGAGCAGGCGATTCGGGTGGAGCTGTTCGGGGACGAGATCGACCGGGTGACCGAGATCGACGTGCTCACCGGCGAGATCCTCGGCGTGCGCGAGCACGTCGGCATCTATCCGGCCTCCCACTACGTCACCTCGCGCGAGCGGCTGGAGCGTGCCATTGCGCGCATCAAAGAGGAGCTGGCGGAGCGGCTGGCGGAGCTGCGCGCCCAGAACAAGCTGCTGGAGGCGCAGCGATTGGAGCAGCGGACGATGTACGACATCGAGATGATGCAGGAGATGGGGTTCTGCTCCGGGATCGAGAACTACTCCCGCCACCTGGAGGGACGGGCGGCCGGGGAGCCGCCGCACACCCTGCTCGACTACTTCCCGGACGACTTCGTCACGTTCATCGATGAGTCGCACGTCACCATACCCCAGATCCGAGGCATGTACGGTGGCGACCGGTCGCGCAAGGAGACGTTGATTGAATATGGCTTTCGCCTGCCCTCGGCGGCGGACAACCGGCCGCTGACGTTCGAGGAGTTCGAGCAGCGCGTCGGCCAAGTGGTGTACGTGTCGGCCACGCCGGGGCCCTACGAGATCGAACACGAGCAGAAGCGGGTGGAGCAGATCATCCGGCCGACGGGCCTGCTCGATCCGGAGGTCGTCGTGCGGCCCATCCAGGGTCAGATCGACGATCTCGTCGGCGAGATCAACCAGCGCATCCGCCGCAACGAGCGAGTCCTGGTGACGACGCTGACCAAGAAGATGGCGGAGGACCTGACGGACTACCTGAAGGAACTGGGCATCAAGGTGCGCTACCTGCACTCGGACATCAAGACCATCGAGCGGATGGTGATCTTGCGCGAGCTCCGGCTCGGGGTGTTCGACGTGTTGGTCGGCATCAACCTGTTGCGCGAGGGGCTGGACCTGCCGGAGGTGTCCTTGGTCGCTATCCTCGATGCGGACAAGGAGGGCTTCCTGCGCGCCGAACGCTCCCTCATCCAGACCATCGGACGCGCGGCCCGCAACGCCAACGGCATGGTGATCATGTACGCCGACCAGATCACGGAGTCGATGCGGATCGCCATCGAGGAGACGCAGCGGCGCCGGCGCAAGCAGATGGCGTACAACGAGGCGCACGGCATCACGCCGCAGACGGTGCAGAAGGCGGTGCGGGACGTCATCGAGGCGACCAAGGCGGCGGAGAGCAAATCGGACTACGTGTCGGTGGCGGAACAGGCCAAGCAGATGTCGGCCAAGGAGCGCAGGCAGCTGATCGCCAAGCTCGAGGCGGAGATGAAGGCGGCAGCCAAGGAGCTGCAGTTCGAGCGCGCCGCCGAGCTGCGCGATCTGATCATCGAACTGTCCGAGCGCGCCGGATAG